The following proteins come from a genomic window of Accipiter gentilis chromosome 2, bAccGen1.1, whole genome shotgun sequence:
- the GFUS gene encoding GDP-L-fucose synthase has protein sequence MTEATGLVPKRILVTGGTGLVGRAIEKVVADGEGRPDEEWIFVSSRDADLTNAAETKALFEQHKPTHVIHLAAMVGGLFKNIRYNLDFWRRNIHINDNVLHSAYETGVQKVVSCLSTCIFPDKTTYPIDETMIHNGPPHSSNFGYSYAKRMIDIQNRGYFEQHGCRFTAVIPTNVFGPHDNFNIEDGHVLPGLIHKVYLAKQTGSALTVWGTGKPRRQFIYSLDLARLFLWVLREYDEVEPIILSVGEEDEVSIREAAEAIVEAMDFRGELVFDTTKADGQFKKTASNAKLRHYLPGFQFTPFRQAVKETCTWFSTNYANARK, from the exons ATGACGGAGGCGACGGGGCTGGTCCCCAAACGCATCCTGGTAACGGGTGGCACCGGCTTGGTGGGGAGAGCCATCGAGAAGGTGGTGGCTGATGGAGAGGGGCGGCCAGATGAGGAGTGGATTTTCGTGTCCTCCAGAGATGCTGACTTGAC GAACGCTGCGGAGACCAAAGCCCTGTTCGAGCAGCACAAGCCCACCCATGTCATCCATCTGGCCGCCATGGTTGGGGGCCTCTTCAAAAACATCCGCTACAACCTGGATTTTTGG aggagaaacatccaTATCAACGACAATGTCCTACACTCAGCCTACGAGACGGGAGTGCAGAAGGTGGTCTCCTGCCTCTCCACCTGCATCTTCCCAGACAAGACGACGTACCCCATCGACGAGACTATG ATTCACAACGGGCCACCTCACAGCTCCAACTTTGGCTACTCCTATGCCAAGAGGATGATTGACATCCAGAATAG GGGCTACTTCGAGCAGCACGGCTGCCGCTTCACCGCTGTCATCCCCACCAACGTCTTCGGGCCACACGACAACTTCAACATCGAGGATGGCCACGTCTTGCCAGGACTCATCCACAAGGTCTACCTGGCCAAAC AGACTGGCTCCGCTCTGACCGTCTGGGGCACAGGCAAGCCCAGGAGACAGTTCATCTACTCCCTG GACCTGGCCCGGCTCTTCCTTTGGGTCCTGCGGGAATATGATGAGGTGGAGCCCATCATTTTGTCAG TGGGAGAAGAAGATGAAGTCTCCATCAGAGAGGCAGCAGAGGCGATCGTGGAGGCCATGGATTTCAGGGGAGAGCTTGTT TTTGATACCACCAAAGCAGATGGGCAGTTCAAGAAGACGGCCAGCAACGCCAAGCTACGGCACTACCTGCCTGGCTTCCAGTTCACACCCTTCAGGCAAG ccgTGAAGGAGACCTGCACCTGGTTCAGCACCAACTATGCCAATGCCAGGAAGTGA